TATGCGCACGAAAATAAACAGAGATTCACAAATTACTATTTCTACTCAGTTATTTGAGATTTTAAAGCGAGATATTCTACAAAATAATTGGAAAGAAAATTCTCGCTTTTATTCAATACGACAGGTATCTATAAAATACGATGTAAATCCAAATACTGTTTTAAAAGTATTTCAAACTCTTGAAGAACAGGGATATCTATTCAGTATCCAGGGAAAAGGAAGCTATATAAAGAAAGGTTATAATCTTGATGTCAGTGAAAGAATGGCACCGATTTTAAACACTTTTAAATTAGGACAGGATAATAAAAAAGGGGAAATTAATCTATCTAACGGAGCTCCACCAAGTGAATTCTTTCCTACAGAGGCATATAGAAAGATTTTAGGAGCAATACTTTCAGATAAAGAGGAAAGTAAAATACTTCTTGGATATCAAAACATTCAAGGTCTTGAAAGTTTAAGAAAAGTAATACCAAACTATTTAAAGAAATTTAAAATTAATGTTAGTAAAGATGATATTATTATCGGCACATGTACACAGAGCATCCTGAGCCTTATATGTACAACATTCAATCAAATGCCAAAAAAAACCATGCTACTATCTAAACCTACATATCAGAATGCTGTTAGAATATTTGAAAATTACTATAATATTGAAAATATCAATCTGCTTCCTGATGGTTGGGACATGGAAGAATTTGAACTGCTTTTAAAAAGAAAAAAAATTGATTTTATTTATGTAATGACCAATTTCCAGAATCCAACTGGAATTACCTGGTCAGAGAAAAAGAAAAGAAAACTTTTGGAATTATCTCTAAAATATGACTTTTATATCATAGAGGATGAATGTTTCTGTGATTTCTACTATGATGGTAATATTCCAACCTCTTTAAAATCTATAGATACTAAAGAGAGAGTATTCTACTTAAAAACATTTTCTAAAAGTGTAATGCCTGGTATAAGTTTGGCACTGTTTATACCTCCAAAATCATTTTTAGAAAAATTCAGCTTAAATAAATACTTTGTAGATACTACTACATCTGGAATAAATCAAAAATTTCTTGAGATATATATAAAAAATGGAATGATGGAAGAACACCTTGAAAAATTGAGAGAGATTTTCTCTAAAAAGATGGAATATGTAATAAATAAACTTTATAATATTCCACATTTGAGAATTACACATATACCTAAAGGAGGTTTTTTCCTATGGATAGAGCTTGCTAACTATATCGATGGGGAAAAGTTTTACTACAAATGTAGGTTGAGAGGTCTATCAATACTTCCTGGATTTTTATTTGATTCCACTGGTCGAACATCTTGCAACATTAGAATCAGTATTGTATCAGCAAACCTTGATGAAATTGATGCTGGATTTGACATTATTGCTGATATTCTAAAGCACTGTAACGGCATACCAAAATCTGTATAATAAAATGTTATTCTGTATAAAATATTATTAGGAGTTGTGAGATATGTATTATATGGCATCTAAAAAAAGCACGGCCAGAATATATGCTTTTTTGTCAATTTTTCTCTGGTCTACATCTTTTGTATCTACTAATATTATTATATCTACAGACGCATTGAACCTGAGAGAGGTTCATACGCTTAAATTTTTATTAGCATCAATTATTTTACTGTTTTTAGTTTTTATTTTAAAAATGCAGATACCATCATTTATGGATTTGGTAAAATTTTCCCTGTGTGGGATTTTTGGGTACACTGCATATATTTATTTTCTTCATAAGGGGATTGAAACACTACCTGCACACA
The DNA window shown above is from Fusobacterium sp. DD2 and carries:
- a CDS encoding PLP-dependent aminotransferase family protein; its protein translation is MRTKINRDSQITISTQLFEILKRDILQNNWKENSRFYSIRQVSIKYDVNPNTVLKVFQTLEEQGYLFSIQGKGSYIKKGYNLDVSERMAPILNTFKLGQDNKKGEINLSNGAPPSEFFPTEAYRKILGAILSDKEESKILLGYQNIQGLESLRKVIPNYLKKFKINVSKDDIIIGTCTQSILSLICTTFNQMPKKTMLLSKPTYQNAVRIFENYYNIENINLLPDGWDMEEFELLLKRKKIDFIYVMTNFQNPTGITWSEKKKRKLLELSLKYDFYIIEDECFCDFYYDGNIPTSLKSIDTKERVFYLKTFSKSVMPGISLALFIPPKSFLEKFSLNKYFVDTTTSGINQKFLEIYIKNGMMEEHLEKLREIFSKKMEYVINKLYNIPHLRITHIPKGGFFLWIELANYIDGEKFYYKCRLRGLSILPGFLFDSTGRTSCNIRISIVSANLDEIDAGFDIIADILKHCNGIPKSV